Genomic segment of Nostoc sp. TCL240-02:
TTAGAGACAAAGGGTACACAGGTCGGAGAATACGTAATTATCTTCATCGCCGTGGTATCTGCCTGACTATTCTACGACGACTCTCAAATGAACCGCGACGTGGCCTGGCAGTTTAAGCGTAAGCTAAAAATAAAATACTTGGGTGCTATGTCGATTCCAGAAATTTCTGAAGCAATAATCCGCCATAACTCCAATACTTCATCCTACAGTCGTGGTGAAGAATATTACCGCAGGGGTGCGATCGCTGAACTCAAAAAACGCGGTAATCTGATTCAAGCAGAGGTAGAAGGTAGCGAAATTACACCATATCAAGTCAGTATTCGTTTTGATGCAGGTGGAATTACCTCAGCTTGTTGTACTTGTCCTTATGATTATGATGGTTGGTGCAAACATATCGTTGCCACCTTATTAAGCTGTTTGCGTCAATCAGAGATTATTGAAGAACGTCCAACGCTAGAACAATTATTAAATCGCCTCGATCTTCTTCAAACTCAGCGATTACTGCAAGAACTGGTGGAAAATAGACCAGAACTAATTGATGATATTGATGAGTTTGTCAGTTTGATAGAATTGCCAAAACCGCAAACAAAACA
This window contains:
- a CDS encoding SWIM zinc finger domain-containing protein; translated protein: MNRDVAWQFKRKLKIKYLGAMSIPEISEAIIRHNSNTSSYSRGEEYYRRGAIAELKKRGNLIQAEVEGSEITPYQVSIRFDAGGITSACCTCPYDYDGWCKHIVATLLSCLRQSEIIEERPTLEQLLNRLDLLQTQRLLQELVENRPELIDDIDEFVSLIELPKPQTKQPSTRQNKIDTSPFRSHVKRILRDGLKELEYGSEEDPFTDDLLAVIEKARELAENGDGNNALAKLTEGIAILETITETYAQEWNELLDYGGDSYSIAEPLDSAWTEAILCAEMSTGEIVDL